In Scheffersomyces stipitis CBS 6054 chromosome 8, complete sequence, one DNA window encodes the following:
- the ATP3 gene encoding ATP synthase gamma subunit (ATP synthase gamma chain, mitochondrial precursor~go_function hydrogen-transporting ATP synthase activity, rotational mechanism; hydrogen-transporting ATPase activity, rotational mechanism~go_component membrane; proton-transporting two-sector ATPase complex~go_process ATP synthesis coupled proton transport), with amino-acid sequence MRLKSIKNIEKITNTMKIVASTRLNKAQRAMAASRVFNKSDAEFYANAEPEKAESEKTLLVVVSSDKGLCGSIHSQVSKSARRRIDELNGAVDIVTVGDKVKQQLLRTHGDKVKLAFNGIGKEAPNFYEVSLITDEINKLGKYENTEVLYNKFVSSVSFEPSKFSLVDAAAIEKAPGLSKYELENEETSETVAEFSLANSLLTAMAEGYASEVSARRNAMDNASKNAGDMINSYSILYNRTRQAVITNELVDIITGASSLD; translated from the coding sequence ATGCGTCTTAAGTCCATTAAGAACATCGAGAAGATCACCAACACCATGAAGATCGTCGCCTCCACACGTTTGAACAAGGCCCAAAGAGCCATGGCTGCATCCAGagtgttcaacaagtctgATGCTGAATTCTACGCTAATGCTGAACCAGAAAAGGCTGAATCCGAAAAGACCTTGTTGgttgttgtttcttccGACAAGGGTTTGTGTGGTTCCATCCACTCGCAAGTCTCCAAGTCTgctagaagaagaatcgaTGAATTAAACGGTGCCGTTGATATTGTTACTGTTGGTGACAAGGTCAAGCAACAATTGTTAAGAACTCACGGTGACAAGGTCAAGTTGGCCTTCAACGGAATTGGTAAGGAAGCTCCTAACTTCTACGAAGTTTCTCTCATCACtgacgaaatcaacaagttgggCAAGTACGAAAACACTGAAGTCTTGTACAACAAGTTTGTTTCTTCCGTCTCCTTTGAACCATCTAAGTTCTCCCTTGTTGATGCTGCTGCCATCGAGAAGGCTCCAGGCTTGAGCAAGTACGAAttggaaaacgaagaaactTCCGAAACCGTAGCCGAATTCTCCTTGGCTAACTCTCTCTTGACTGCCATGGCTGAAGGATACGCTTCTGAAGTCTCTGCCAGAAGAAACGCTATGGATAACGCTTCCAAGAACGCTGGTGACATGATCAACTCTTACTCCATTTTGTACAACAGAACCAGACAAGCTGTCATTACCAATGAATTGGTGGATATCATTACTGGTGCTTCCTCTTTGGATTAA
- a CDS encoding predicted protein: MMREQWIRTYELRITHEALRKCKQYHREDSQKNCRPLILKYMKMIETYPLQGYLGYQKNDPSK, translated from the coding sequence ATGATGAGAGAACAATGGATAAGAACCTACGAGTTGAGAATCACTCACGAAGCCTTGAGAAAGTGCAAGCAATACCACAGAGAGGACTCCCAGAAGAACTGTAGACCCTTGATATTGAAGTACATGAAGATGATCGAAACCTATCCTTTGCAGGGTTATTTGGGTTACCAAAAGAACGACCCTTCCAAGTAG
- a CDS encoding predicted protein (go_component integral to membrane~go_function transporter activity~go_process transport), whose translation MVASFKSIYVLTLLLSVCFGLDLGFSPKYYTHSERVDLLVNKVESDNTQLPFEYYNLPFVCPPGDTAKPVHLSLGEILRGDRIWQSNYELYFGVDMPCMRLCDLIAKESGLKRADHLIKNGYVVHWSLDGLPGATTFQSVTQKTKYYAAGFPLGFVKGDLSYIYNHVMLVIRYHKEGPNQNSIVGFEVYPKSVSNEQCPGSSKNYKNFAITFNKDADGHILPQRTTIPYTYSVYWREDKSIDYDSRWDLYYEDETSNSNHHIHWISFVNSLVLIFLGSLVVAVVLLRVLRKDIQGGSLLPSNEFDPSNSWKSLVTEVAQRPVLATSLTTLAASGIQTLIAIVGVIFIFVVNSKFSFSNSRSTSTFFNSHEGAFFSVSLFFFIASGYFSSYFGIIINKMFHHDYLNQPYSISKTISLSLLFSGFLPCLAFSVILFLNFFVWAQESSTALPFGTIIVMVLLFLIIQCPLGVVGGYHGNRRQFDRKSTFLKTSLLSPTKESFEDSIKAKPSPKKVPLMLNPLISIVIFGLIPFGVVYVELLFIFNSVWLEKTTFYYMYSFLFVTTLMLIVIIVESTIIAVYISLAVYHNPHWQWLSFRIGSSIGWFIFGYSIYYFIFYLSVHDFVSSLLFFGYMALACIAVGLGCGAVGLLTGLIFINVIFSAVKED comes from the coding sequence ATGGTGGCATCGTTCAAATCGATATACGTGCTAACGCTTCTACTCAGTGTATGCTTCGGGTTAGATCTAGGGTTCTCCCCTAAATACTATACCCATTCGGAACGAGTGGATCTTCTAGTTAACAAAGTAGAATCCGACAATACCCAGCTCCCCTTCGAGTACTACAACTTGCCCTTTGTGTGTCCACCAGGAGATACAGCCAAACCAGTACACTTGTCGCTTGGAGAAATCCTCAGAGGGGATAGAATATGGCAAAGTAACTACGAGTTATATTTCGGAGTCGACATGCCCTGTATGAGACTCTGTGACCTCATAGCCAAGGAAAGTGGATTAAAAAGAGCGGATCATTTAATCAAAAATGGCTACGTCGTTCATTGGAGTCTAGATGGTTTACCTGGAGCAACAACCTTCCAGTCTGTCACTCAGAAAACAAAGTACTATGCTGCCGGATTTCCCTTGGGTTTTGTCAAGGGAGATTTAAGTTATATATACAACCACGTCATGTTGGTCATCAGATACCATAAGGAAGGTCCTAACCAAAACTCTATTGTTGGTTTCGAAGTATACCCCAAGTCTGTGAGCAATGAACAATGCCCAGGATCTTCCAAgaactacaagaactttgCTATTACATTCAATAAAGACGCAGATGGACATATACTTCCACAGAGAACGACCATCCCATACACCTATTCCGTATACTGGAGAGAAGATAAGTCTATTGATTACGACTCACGTTGGGACTTGTACTATGAAGACGAGACTAGCAACTCGAACCACCATATCCATTGGATTTCCTTCGTCAACTCCTTGGTGTTGATTTTCTTGGGATCCTTGGTGGTAGCTGTAGTTCTTTTGAGAGTCTTGAGAAAGGATATCCAAGGAGGTCTGTTATTACCCAGTAACGAATTCGATCCATCTAACTCTTGGAAGAGTTTGGTGACAGAGGTTGCTCAAAGACCCGTATTGGCAACATCATTAACAACGTTGGCTGCCAGTGGTATACAGACTCTTATTGCCATTGTCGGAGTTATTTTTATCTTTGTGGTGAACTCGAAGTTCAGCTTCAGTAACTCTCGTTCTACTAGTACTTTTTTCAACTCACACGAAGGTGCATTTTTCTCTGTTTCattgttctttttcattGCTTCGGGATACTTTTCGTCTTACTTCGGTATTATCATCAATAAGATGTTCCATCACGATTACCTTAACCAGCCATATTCCATTAGCAAAACCATATCATTGTCGCTTCTTTTCAGTGGATTCCTTCCGTGTCTTGCTTTCAGTGTAATTTtgtttctcaacttcttcgtGTGGGCACAGGAATCTTCTACTGCTTTGCCTTTTGGTACAATCATAGTGATGGTATTATTGTTCCTCATCATCCAATGTCCTTTGGGTGTTGTTGGCGGATACCACGGAAACAGACGACAATTTGACCGCAAGtctactttcttgaagactTCCTTATTGTCTCCTACAAAGGAGAGTTTTGAGGATCTGATTAAAGCAAAACCTTCTCCTAAGAAGGTTCCGTTGATGCTCAATCCCCTTATCAGCATTGTCATTTTCGGATTAATACCGTTTGGTGTCGTGTACGTTGAATTGCTTTTCATTTTTAATTCTGTATGGTTGGAGAAAACCACTTTCTACTATATGTACAGTTTCCTTTTCGTTACCACGCTCATGTTGATAGTGATCATTGTCGAGTCAACCATTATCGCCGTATACATTTCGCTTGCGGTGTACCATAATCCACACTGGCAATGGTTGAGTTTCAGAATTGGTTCTAGTATTGGATGGTTTATCTTTGGATACTCTATCTACTACTTTATATTTTACCTAAGTGTTCACGACTTCGTCAGCAGCTTGTTGTTTTTCGGATATATGGCACTTGCATGCATAGCAGTTGGACTAGGCTGTGGTGCCGTAGGTTTATTGACTGGtttgattttcatcaatGTGATTTTCAGTGCCGTTAAAGAAGACTAA